A single Streptococcus thermophilus DNA region contains:
- a CDS encoding transporter substrate-binding domain-containing protein, with protein sequence MKPWKKLLLGLAGVFAFTSLAACSSSTNTLDKVKNKGTLTVALNPHFAPFEFKTIQDGKDTIAGADIEIAKAIGDELGVKVKFSEMSFDNVLASVQSGKADIAISGISATKERQKIFDFSDTYYDSETVLLVKKDATETYKQISDFSKKSIAVQKGSIQENIAKANLSDANVVSLAQPGEAINELKSGQVEGVVLEKAIAKGYVDQNSDLTMSDIALKSDSNDAYAVAMPKGSDDLKTKVNKIIAKLKKEGKIDSYVQDAYALSLKSSSKSGVTI encoded by the coding sequence ATGAAACCATGGAAAAAACTTTTATTGGGCCTTGCAGGTGTCTTTGCTTTTACATCTTTAGCGGCTTGTTCTTCATCGACTAACACATTAGATAAAGTAAAAAATAAGGGGACTTTGACTGTCGCTCTTAATCCCCACTTTGCCCCTTTTGAATTTAAAACAATCCAAGATGGTAAGGATACTATTGCTGGGGCAGATATCGAAATTGCCAAGGCTATTGGTGATGAACTAGGTGTGAAAGTCAAATTCTCTGAAATGTCTTTTGACAATGTCCTAGCCAGCGTTCAATCTGGTAAAGCTGATATTGCCATTTCTGGTATATCAGCTACTAAAGAACGTCAGAAAATTTTCGACTTTTCAGATACTTACTATGATTCTGAAACGGTTCTTCTTGTCAAAAAAGATGCCACAGAAACCTACAAACAAATCAGCGACTTTTCTAAGAAATCTATAGCTGTTCAAAAAGGCTCAATTCAAGAAAATATTGCCAAAGCTAATTTGTCGGATGCCAATGTGGTTTCCTTGGCGCAACCTGGTGAAGCTATCAATGAGTTGAAATCAGGTCAAGTCGAAGGAGTGGTGCTAGAAAAGGCTATCGCGAAAGGTTATGTGGACCAAAATAGTGATTTAACTATGTCAGATATTGCTCTAAAATCAGATTCAAACGATGCTTACGCTGTAGCGATGCCTAAGGGCAGTGATGATCTTAAAACCAAGGTTAATAAGATTATCGCTAAACTCAAAAAAGAAGGTAAAATTGACAGCTATGTTCAAGATGCCTACGCTCTTTCACTTAAGAGTTCTAGCAAATCAGGAGTCACAATATGA